In one window of uncultured Acetobacteroides sp. DNA:
- the msrA gene encoding peptide-methionine (S)-S-oxide reductase MsrA has protein sequence MENENAHKYEVATFGQGCFWCAEAIFKELNGVTKVESGYSGGTIANPTYKEVCSGQTGHAEVIQITFDPSKISYDELLEVFWKTHNPTTLNRQGNDIGTQYRSVIFYHNEEQKRLAEAYKKKLADEKIWDNPIVTEISLYTKFYKAEDYHQNYYENNPNQAYCQYVIVPKLEKFEKIFKAKVKKR, from the coding sequence ATGGAAAATGAGAATGCCCACAAGTACGAAGTTGCCACATTCGGACAGGGCTGCTTCTGGTGCGCAGAGGCCATCTTCAAGGAACTTAATGGCGTCACAAAGGTAGAAAGCGGCTACTCAGGAGGGACGATTGCAAATCCCACCTATAAGGAGGTTTGCTCGGGCCAAACCGGGCATGCCGAGGTGATCCAAATCACCTTCGACCCAAGCAAAATCAGCTACGACGAGCTGCTGGAAGTATTCTGGAAAACCCACAATCCCACCACCCTCAACCGACAGGGCAACGATATAGGCACGCAGTACCGCTCGGTTATCTTCTACCACAACGAGGAACAGAAACGTCTTGCCGAAGCCTATAAAAAGAAGCTAGCTGACGAAAAGATTTGGGACAACCCCATAGTTACCGAAATATCCCTCTACACCAAATTTTACAAAGCCGAGGATTACCATCAGAACTACTATGAAAACAATCCCAACCAAGCCTACTGCCAGTACGTAATAGTTCCTAAACTCGAAAAGTTTGAAAAGATCTTTAAAGCAAAGGTTAAGAAAAGGTAG
- a CDS encoding NADH-quinone oxidoreductase subunit A — MEQPAIHTPYDYLPILIQAAVALGFVVFVLIVTHYLGPKRKTSQKLENFECGVDQIGNARNRYSVKYFLIAILFVLFDVEVIFMYPWAVNFRELGAFGLWEMVTFTLVFVAGFFYVLLRGAFNWYKDADTFEPIKE; from the coding sequence ATGGAGCAACCTGCCATACACACTCCGTACGATTACCTGCCGATACTCATTCAGGCAGCGGTTGCACTTGGGTTTGTCGTTTTCGTTCTTATAGTTACCCACTACCTAGGACCAAAACGCAAAACCAGCCAAAAGTTGGAAAACTTCGAATGTGGAGTAGACCAAATAGGGAATGCTCGTAACCGATACTCGGTAAAGTATTTCCTCATTGCCATCCTCTTCGTCCTATTCGATGTAGAAGTAATTTTCATGTACCCCTGGGCTGTAAACTTTCGGGAGCTTGGAGCATTTGGTCTTTGGGAAATGGTAACCTTTACGCTTGTTTTCGTTGCCGGATTCTTCTACGTTCTTCTCCGCGGAGCATTCAACTGGTATAAAGATGCCGACACTTTCGAACCAATTAAAGAATAA
- a CDS encoding NADH-quinone oxidoreductase subunit B: protein MSDQNKETTNLRLDNEDITGRGYMTTRLDVLIGLARKNSLWPLPFATSCCGIEFMSTMAPHYDLARFGMERLSFSPRQSDMLMVMGTISKKMGPVLQQVYLQMAEPRWVIAIGACASSGGIFDTYSVLQGIDKVIPVDVYVPGCPPRPEQIIEGVMKIQELTHKHEPLRRRNSDEYKELLSKYGIE, encoded by the coding sequence ATGTCTGACCAAAATAAAGAGACTACCAACCTAAGGCTCGATAACGAAGACATTACTGGCCGCGGGTACATGACCACCCGCCTAGACGTTTTGATTGGCCTTGCTCGTAAAAACTCGCTATGGCCACTCCCCTTCGCCACCTCGTGCTGCGGTATCGAGTTTATGTCGACTATGGCTCCGCACTACGATCTTGCCCGCTTTGGAATGGAGCGCCTTAGCTTTTCGCCCCGACAAAGCGATATGCTAATGGTTATGGGAACTATCTCCAAGAAAATGGGTCCAGTTCTTCAGCAAGTTTACCTACAAATGGCAGAACCTCGCTGGGTGATTGCAATAGGAGCCTGCGCTTCGAGCGGTGGCATATTCGACACCTACAGCGTGCTACAAGGCATCGACAAGGTTATTCCTGTTGATGTTTACGTACCTGGCTGCCCACCTCGTCCCGAGCAAATAATTGAGGGCGTAATGAAAATCCAGGAGCTTACCCACAAGCACGAGCCACTACGCCGTAGGAACTCAGACGAATACAAAGAATTACTATCAAAATACGGTATAGAGTAA
- a CDS encoding NADH-quinone oxidoreductase subunit C, with amino-acid sequence MYTINTSFIEEVHSNLKKQFGDAIYSFEIVGDMPQLTVQKEKVADILEYLFNTEELGFTFLTTLCGVHYPDQELAFAVVYHLHNLYKNQRIRIKAFAKADDITFPTATKVFATANWMERETYDFYGIIFEGHPNLKRILNMDDMDYFPMRKEYPLEDATRDDKDDKMFGR; translated from the coding sequence ATGTACACAATTAATACCAGTTTTATCGAAGAGGTACATTCGAACCTTAAGAAGCAGTTTGGCGATGCCATATACAGCTTCGAGATAGTAGGCGACATGCCTCAACTTACGGTACAAAAGGAAAAGGTTGCAGACATACTCGAATACCTTTTCAATACGGAAGAACTCGGTTTTACCTTTCTTACTACTCTTTGCGGTGTGCACTACCCCGATCAGGAGTTGGCATTTGCAGTGGTTTACCATCTGCACAACTTGTATAAGAATCAGCGCATCCGCATAAAGGCATTTGCCAAAGCCGACGACATCACCTTTCCTACGGCAACAAAGGTGTTTGCTACCGCCAACTGGATGGAGCGGGAAACCTACGATTTCTACGGAATCATTTTCGAGGGACATCCTAACCTTAAGCGCATCCTTAACATGGATGACATGGACTACTTTCCAATGCGTAAGGAGTACCCGTTAGAAGATGCCACCCGCGATGACAAGGATGACAAGATGTTTGGACGCTAA
- a CDS encoding NADH-quinone oxidoreductase subunit D — MVHPSDDVVKSEQLEYNTINLGPTHPATHGIFQNVLTMDGEYIVDSEQTIGYIHRAFEKIAERRAFYQITPLTDRMNYCSSPINNMGWHMTVEKLLGIELPKRVEYMRVIIMELSRITDHLVCNSVIGVDTGALTPFCYIFQAREWAYEVFEEISGSRLTTNIGRIGGFERNFSQRAWDKLNFFMENYPPMLKEFEDLLMRNRIFMDRTIGTGSISAERALNYGFTGPNLRAAGVDYDVRVMNPYSSYEDFDFIIPVGQNGDTYDRFMVREEEMWQSLSIIRQAMEKLDKMGDKETFRADAPDFVLPPKEKVYNNMEALIYHFKQVMGEMPIPTTEIYHSVEGGNGELGFYLIADGTRTPYRLHFRRPCFIYYQAYPEMIKGGLLSDAIVTMSSLNVIAGELDA; from the coding sequence ATGGTTCATCCATCAGACGATGTGGTAAAAAGCGAGCAACTCGAATACAATACGATAAACCTCGGTCCTACCCACCCTGCAACGCACGGTATCTTTCAGAACGTGCTCACGATGGATGGCGAATACATAGTAGACTCGGAGCAAACTATAGGGTATATACACCGAGCCTTCGAGAAAATCGCCGAAAGAAGGGCATTCTACCAGATTACCCCTTTAACTGACCGAATGAACTACTGCTCCTCTCCTATCAACAACATGGGATGGCACATGACCGTGGAAAAACTCCTTGGAATTGAGCTTCCAAAGCGAGTCGAATATATGCGCGTTATCATTATGGAACTTTCTCGCATTACCGACCACCTGGTTTGCAACAGTGTAATTGGGGTAGATACAGGTGCACTTACCCCATTCTGCTACATCTTTCAGGCAAGAGAGTGGGCTTACGAGGTTTTCGAAGAGATTTCAGGCTCGCGCTTAACCACCAACATTGGACGTATTGGTGGATTTGAACGCAACTTCAGCCAAAGGGCTTGGGATAAACTCAACTTCTTTATGGAGAACTACCCTCCTATGCTCAAGGAGTTCGAAGACCTGCTGATGCGAAACCGCATTTTTATGGATAGGACTATCGGTACAGGATCAATATCTGCCGAAAGAGCGCTAAACTATGGTTTTACAGGACCAAACCTCAGAGCTGCCGGTGTCGATTACGATGTTAGGGTGATGAATCCCTACTCGTCGTACGAAGATTTTGACTTCATCATTCCTGTCGGTCAAAATGGCGATACCTACGACCGCTTTATGGTGCGTGAAGAGGAAATGTGGCAAAGCCTAAGCATTATTCGTCAGGCGATGGAGAAACTCGACAAGATGGGCGATAAGGAAACATTTAGGGCTGATGCTCCTGATTTTGTTCTTCCTCCAAAAGAAAAGGTGTACAACAACATGGAGGCACTTATTTACCACTTTAAGCAGGTTATGGGCGAGATGCCAATCCCAACAACCGAGATTTACCACTCTGTCGAAGGTGGAAATGGCGAGCTAGGATTCTACCTCATTGCCGATGGAACTCGTACTCCTTACAGGCTACACTTCCGCCGTCCATGCTTCATATACTACCAAGCTTATCCCGAAATGATAAAAGGAGGACTACTCTCTGATGCAATTGTAACCATGAGTAGCCTCAACGTTATTGCCGGGGAGCTGGATGCATAG
- a CDS encoding NAD(P)H-dependent oxidoreductase subunit E translates to MNNTAQPQFSPESLELVEKIKKRYPAGKERSALLPILHIAQAEFSGWLSTETMDYVASLLGILPIEVYEVATFYTMYNLEPTGNCVIEVCQTGPCQLKGAGDIIKHFENKLGIKVGETTADGKFTLRGVECLAACGTAPVMKVGWDYHENLTTEKVDAFLEEQMKTCKSSHTNPY, encoded by the coding sequence ATGAATAATACAGCACAACCACAATTTTCGCCAGAATCTCTAGAGCTGGTTGAAAAGATAAAGAAGCGCTACCCTGCAGGCAAAGAGCGTTCGGCGTTGCTGCCTATACTGCACATAGCGCAAGCAGAGTTCAGTGGATGGCTAAGTACAGAAACGATGGACTATGTTGCATCGCTCCTAGGCATCCTGCCCATAGAGGTGTACGAGGTTGCCACCTTCTACACCATGTACAACCTCGAACCTACAGGCAACTGCGTTATCGAAGTATGTCAAACAGGTCCCTGCCAGCTAAAAGGAGCAGGCGACATCATCAAGCATTTTGAGAATAAGCTAGGAATCAAGGTGGGCGAAACCACAGCTGATGGCAAGTTTACCCTTCGTGGAGTTGAATGTCTTGCCGCTTGCGGAACGGCTCCTGTAATGAAGGTGGGCTGGGACTACCACGAAAATCTCACCACCGAAAAGGTAGATGCTTTCTTGGAAGAGCAGATGAAGACCTGCAAATCGTCGCACACTAATCCATATTAA
- the nuoF gene encoding NADH-quinone oxidoreductase subunit NuoF, giving the protein MVKILTENIDNPNLHKIDEYQRLGGYRSIEKALKTMTPDEVVEEVKKSGLRGRGGAGFPTGMKWSFIDKKSGNPRYLVCNADEGEPGTFKDRYLMQLNPHSLIEGMITSSYALGANTAYIYVRGELFYVIRILEKAIEEAYAKGFLGKNILGTGFDLDLYCQPGGGAYICGEETALIESLEGKRGNPRLKPPFPAVSGLYNNPTVVNNVETLATIPWIVNNGGDEYAKIGIGRSTGTKLISASGHINKPGVYEIAMGILVEEFIYSDEYCGGILAGHELKAVIPGGSSVPILPKDLMLKTVNGDARLMSYESLADGGFETGTMLGSGGFIVMDETTCIVRNTLNFARFYHHESCGQCSPCREGTGWLEKILHRFEYGGASMKDINLLVSISNNIEGKTICPLGDAAAWPVGSAVRHFRHEFEEHVRNNGCTFHNQH; this is encoded by the coding sequence ATGGTAAAAATATTAACGGAAAATATAGACAACCCTAATCTACACAAGATTGACGAGTACCAACGACTTGGAGGGTACCGTTCGATAGAAAAGGCGTTGAAAACCATGACCCCAGATGAGGTGGTTGAAGAGGTTAAGAAATCGGGGCTCCGCGGACGTGGTGGTGCCGGTTTCCCAACCGGAATGAAGTGGAGCTTCATCGACAAGAAATCGGGAAACCCACGATACCTTGTTTGTAATGCCGACGAGGGAGAACCTGGAACGTTTAAGGATAGATATCTTATGCAGCTAAATCCCCACTCGCTTATCGAGGGGATGATAACCTCGAGTTACGCGCTTGGTGCAAACACCGCTTATATCTACGTTCGTGGCGAACTATTCTACGTTATTCGTATCCTCGAAAAAGCCATTGAAGAAGCCTACGCAAAAGGATTTCTTGGCAAAAACATACTCGGAACAGGATTCGACCTCGACCTATACTGCCAACCCGGTGGTGGAGCATATATCTGCGGCGAAGAAACTGCGCTTATAGAAAGCCTTGAAGGAAAACGCGGAAACCCACGCCTTAAGCCTCCATTTCCTGCAGTTTCGGGATTGTACAACAACCCAACGGTGGTAAACAACGTTGAAACGTTGGCTACAATACCTTGGATCGTAAATAACGGTGGCGATGAATATGCCAAAATTGGCATTGGCAGAAGCACCGGAACAAAGTTGATCTCGGCTAGTGGTCATATCAACAAACCTGGTGTTTACGAAATTGCCATGGGTATTCTCGTTGAGGAGTTTATCTACTCCGATGAGTATTGCGGGGGCATCCTCGCAGGACATGAGCTTAAGGCTGTAATCCCAGGAGGTTCATCAGTACCTATCCTTCCAAAGGATTTGATGCTGAAAACCGTCAACGGTGATGCTCGTCTTATGTCCTACGAAAGCCTTGCTGATGGCGGTTTTGAAACAGGAACTATGCTTGGCTCTGGGGGCTTTATCGTAATGGACGAAACCACCTGCATCGTACGCAACACGCTCAACTTTGCACGATTCTACCACCACGAATCATGCGGACAGTGCAGTCCCTGCCGAGAAGGAACAGGCTGGCTTGAGAAAATTCTACATCGCTTCGAGTACGGAGGTGCCTCTATGAAAGACATCAACCTGCTTGTAAGCATTTCTAATAATATCGAGGGGAAAACGATTTGTCCGCTTGGTGATGCTGCTGCTTGGCCTGTAGGTAGCGCGGTTCGCCACTTTAGGCACGAATTCGAAGAGCACGTTCGCAACAACGGCTGCACCTTCCATAACCAACATTAG
- a CDS encoding 2Fe-2S iron-sulfur cluster-binding protein has product MTMIKLTIDNIEVEVEPGTTILNAARKIGGKVVPPAMCYNSKIDCTGGKCRVCLVKVTKGSNADPRPMPKLVASCSTAAQDGMVVQNITSPEVLEARRGIVEFLLLNHPLDCPICDQAGECDLQDLAMNHGSVETRTEETRNTYHETDFGKYIKLNKNRCILCYRCVYLANQITDKRSHGVLFRGDHSEISTYVNKAIDNDFSGNIIDVCPVGALTDNTFRFKSRVWFTKPYDAHRDCPHCSGKVVLWMKGDEVLRVSAPKDKYGETEHFICNECRFEKKQLSDWTLDGPRNIERASVISTNLYVNIDKLKK; this is encoded by the coding sequence ATGACAATGATAAAACTAACCATAGATAATATCGAGGTTGAGGTAGAACCAGGAACAACCATCCTGAATGCTGCTCGCAAAATTGGCGGAAAGGTTGTACCTCCTGCCATGTGCTACAACTCGAAAATTGATTGTACGGGAGGAAAATGCCGCGTATGCTTGGTTAAGGTTACCAAGGGAAGCAATGCCGATCCACGTCCAATGCCTAAACTGGTAGCCTCATGCTCTACGGCTGCTCAAGATGGAATGGTGGTTCAGAACATCACCTCACCTGAAGTGCTTGAAGCGCGTCGAGGCATCGTGGAGTTTCTGCTACTTAATCACCCGCTCGATTGCCCTATTTGCGATCAGGCTGGCGAGTGCGATCTTCAAGATTTAGCAATGAATCATGGATCGGTAGAAACACGTACCGAGGAAACCCGCAATACCTACCACGAAACCGACTTTGGCAAGTACATCAAGTTAAATAAGAATCGCTGCATTCTTTGCTACCGCTGCGTATACCTAGCCAACCAAATCACCGATAAGCGCAGCCATGGCGTACTTTTCCGTGGCGACCATTCCGAGATTTCGACCTACGTAAATAAGGCTATCGATAACGATTTCTCTGGAAATATTATTGATGTGTGTCCAGTAGGTGCACTTACCGACAACACCTTCCGTTTCAAGAGCCGCGTATGGTTTACCAAACCTTACGACGCCCACCGCGACTGCCCCCACTGCTCGGGCAAGGTGGTGCTTTGGATGAAGGGCGATGAGGTACTCCGCGTTAGCGCGCCTAAAGACAAGTATGGCGAAACCGAGCATTTCATCTGCAACGAGTGCCGTTTCGAAAAGAAGCAGCTGTCGGATTGGACGCTCGACGGTCCTCGCAATATTGAGCGTGCGTCGGTAATTTCGACAAACCTATATGTAAACATCGACAAACTGAAAAAATAG
- the nuoH gene encoding NADH-quinone oxidoreductase subunit NuoH: MTMDLYDLLFKAALVVVIFMISLVVAMYATYGERKIAAVIQDRIGPDRAGPWGILQPVADGVKMFMKEEIIPTMANKWLFILGPGIAMTTACMTSAVIPWGGNLEIMGRTYTLQVANPNIGILYVFAMVSIGVYGIMIGGWASNNKYSLLGSVRAASQMISYELAMGMAIVALIMLNDSLSLTDIVTHQKNFHWNIIYQPLGFLIFMTTALAECNRAPFDLPECESELIGGYHTEYSSMKLGFYLFAEYINMFISSAIISTLYFGGYDIPFGDSLGLSTNVLTLLGVAFLFVKILFFIFFFMWIRWTLPRFRYDQLMNLGWKVLVPLAILNMLITGFMITYL; the protein is encoded by the coding sequence ATGACGATGGATCTATACGATTTACTATTTAAGGCAGCACTGGTAGTGGTTATCTTTATGATATCGCTAGTGGTTGCCATGTATGCAACCTACGGCGAGCGTAAAATTGCCGCTGTTATTCAGGACCGCATCGGTCCGGATCGTGCAGGCCCTTGGGGAATACTTCAACCCGTTGCCGACGGTGTTAAGATGTTCATGAAGGAGGAGATAATCCCCACCATGGCCAACAAGTGGCTCTTTATACTGGGTCCTGGCATCGCCATGACAACCGCCTGTATGACCAGCGCTGTAATCCCTTGGGGTGGGAACCTCGAAATTATGGGACGTACCTACACCCTACAGGTTGCCAATCCTAACATCGGTATCTTATACGTTTTTGCGATGGTATCGATAGGTGTTTACGGAATCATGATTGGAGGATGGGCATCTAACAACAAGTACTCGCTGCTAGGCTCTGTTCGTGCCGCATCACAAATGATCAGCTACGAATTGGCAATGGGTATGGCTATCGTGGCGCTTATCATGCTAAACGATTCGCTTAGCCTCACCGACATCGTAACCCATCAGAAGAACTTCCACTGGAATATCATTTACCAGCCACTAGGCTTTCTGATATTTATGACCACTGCCCTAGCCGAGTGTAACCGCGCACCTTTCGACCTGCCAGAGTGCGAATCGGAGCTTATTGGCGGCTACCACACCGAGTACAGCTCTATGAAGCTGGGCTTCTACCTCTTTGCCGAGTACATCAACATGTTCATAAGCTCTGCCATAATATCAACTCTCTACTTTGGTGGCTACGATATTCCATTTGGTGATAGCCTTGGACTGTCGACCAACGTACTAACGCTGCTTGGGGTAGCATTCCTATTTGTCAAGATACTCTTCTTCATCTTCTTCTTTATGTGGATTAGATGGACGCTCCCACGTTTCCGCTACGATCAGCTGATGAATCTGGGTTGGAAGGTTCTTGTTCCACTAGCCATTTTGAATATGCTGATTACCGGCTTTATGATAACCTACCTCTAA
- a CDS encoding NADH-quinone oxidoreductase subunit I, with amino-acid sequence MERLTNRSKEVSNKKMTFAELIYLPAVLSGLAITFGHIFKKKATLKYPEKKREYSAVYRGMHVLKLDDEGRERCTACGLCALACPAEAITMTAAEHKPGEENLYREEKYAAVYEINMLRCIYCGLCEDACPKEAIFLTPRIVPPEYKRKSFIYGKDFLVEKPDARIDISKRQTDAVREFKLDKRFKHNK; translated from the coding sequence ATGGAAAGATTAACCAATAGAAGTAAAGAGGTATCGAACAAAAAGATGACGTTTGCCGAACTGATATACCTACCTGCGGTACTATCAGGACTGGCAATCACCTTTGGCCACATCTTTAAAAAGAAGGCAACTCTAAAATACCCCGAAAAGAAGCGCGAATATAGCGCCGTTTACCGAGGCATGCACGTCCTTAAGCTCGATGACGAAGGTCGCGAACGCTGCACAGCATGTGGACTTTGTGCTCTTGCATGCCCTGCAGAGGCAATCACCATGACTGCTGCCGAGCACAAGCCTGGCGAAGAAAACCTCTACCGCGAGGAGAAATACGCTGCTGTTTACGAAATAAACATGCTTCGCTGTATTTACTGCGGCTTGTGCGAGGACGCATGTCCGAAGGAAGCCATCTTCCTAACACCTCGAATCGTGCCACCAGAGTACAAGCGCAAGTCTTTCATTTACGGAAAAGATTTCCTTGTTGAAAAGCCTGATGCGCGAATCGACATAAGCAAACGTCAAACCGATGCCGTTCGCGAGTTTAAATTAGACAAGCGATTTAAGCATAATAAGTAG
- a CDS encoding NADH-quinone oxidoreductase subunit J encodes MSLIFYILATLAVISALGVVFVKNPINSVLLLICTFLTIAGQYILLNAQFLAVVHVIVYMGAIMVLFIFVIMLLNLNKEKESFQKLMVKVAALLTSGLLLLVLLAAAAKVSLAAPNAAPSADLGLVRNLGLVLFRDYLFPFETASVLFLAAMVGAVVLGKREPKKA; translated from the coding sequence ATGAGTCTTATATTTTACATTTTGGCCACGTTAGCAGTGATATCAGCGCTTGGTGTGGTGTTCGTAAAGAACCCTATCAATAGCGTACTACTGCTAATCTGCACCTTCCTTACCATTGCGGGGCAGTACATTCTGCTCAACGCACAATTCTTGGCGGTAGTGCATGTTATCGTGTATATGGGGGCTATAATGGTGCTGTTTATCTTCGTGATTATGCTCCTAAACCTCAACAAAGAGAAAGAGTCGTTCCAAAAGCTAATGGTAAAAGTCGCGGCACTGCTCACATCAGGACTGCTTTTGCTTGTGCTTCTTGCAGCAGCAGCCAAGGTAAGCCTTGCAGCACCGAATGCAGCACCTTCAGCCGACTTGGGATTGGTTCGCAACTTAGGATTGGTGCTCTTCCGCGACTACTTATTCCCCTTCGAAACTGCATCGGTGCTGTTCCTTGCAGCAATGGTTGGTGCGGTTGTGCTGGGTAAACGTGAACCTAAAAAGGCGTAA
- the nuoK gene encoding NADH-quinone oxidoreductase subunit NuoK, protein MEKIISAIQVVPIEHYIVLSLVLFCIGVMGVLFRKNAIVILMCIELMLNSVNLLLAAFSAYHNDPSGQIFVFFIMVVAAAEVAIGLSILVTMKRNNDSVDIDLLKRLKG, encoded by the coding sequence ATGGAAAAAATTATTAGCGCAATACAAGTAGTACCCATAGAGCACTACATCGTACTTAGCCTAGTGCTTTTCTGCATTGGGGTTATGGGCGTGCTCTTCCGCAAGAATGCCATTGTCATTCTCATGTGCATCGAGCTTATGCTCAACTCCGTGAATCTTCTGTTGGCAGCCTTTTCGGCCTACCACAACGATCCCAGCGGACAAATATTCGTATTCTTCATCATGGTGGTGGCAGCTGCCGAGGTCGCAATAGGTCTATCTATCCTAGTTACAATGAAACGTAACAACGATTCGGTTGACATCGACCTGCTGAAACGCCTTAAGGGTTAA
- the nuoL gene encoding NADH-quinone oxidoreductase subunit L codes for MTQIIAWAIPLFPLLGFMVTYLFRLKLPAKVAGTLASTMVLIPFIISAILFFNVEGKETVELFNWIKAGAINVPFSFFIDPLSITMMLIVTGVGFLIHVYSIGYMGHDENANTFFSYLNLFIFFMLMLVMGANYVILFIGWEGVGLCSYLLIGFWYKNTDYNNAARKAFVMNRIGDLGFLIGIILIFFTFGTATYTDVFAQAGTLGSGNQTLTLITLLLLVGAIGKSAQIPLFTWLPDAMAGPTPVSALIHAATMVTAGVYLISRSSILYALTPFTLDVVMVVGLTTAVFAATIGIFQNDIKKVLAYSTVSQLGYMFFALGLGAFSAAMFHVTTHAFFKALLFLGAGSVIHALSGEQDIRNMGGLSKAIPVTYATFLIGTLAISGIPPLAGFFSKDSILAAAFEHNPWLWGIGVATAFITCFYMFRVVYLTFFGEFRGTAEQKHHMHESPKVITIPLIILAALSIGGGFLNVPAIFGGADRFTSYLKPSLGGQNFEPAAVEHTTELLTMFIPVIMLLAIIYIAYKLYVSKNVVPEADSIERKGLAKVIYHKYYIDEIYNAIFVRPYNKLSEVVLSWFDNSVIDGAVNGLGVVMMRCGSLVRRVQSGSINLYLYLMAGGLLAILIYLLVA; via the coding sequence ATGACACAGATTATTGCATGGGCCATCCCACTTTTCCCGCTGCTTGGATTTATGGTAACCTACCTCTTTAGGTTAAAACTCCCAGCCAAGGTTGCAGGTACCCTCGCATCTACAATGGTGCTTATTCCATTTATCATAAGCGCTATCCTGTTCTTTAATGTAGAAGGAAAGGAAACTGTAGAACTATTCAACTGGATTAAGGCTGGCGCCATAAACGTTCCCTTTAGCTTCTTTATCGATCCGCTATCGATAACCATGATGCTGATAGTTACCGGCGTTGGTTTCCTTATCCACGTCTACTCCATTGGCTACATGGGACACGACGAGAATGCAAATACCTTCTTCTCGTACCTTAACCTGTTCATCTTCTTTATGCTGATGCTGGTTATGGGAGCCAACTACGTGATTTTATTTATTGGATGGGAAGGTGTAGGGCTTTGCTCGTACCTACTTATTGGCTTCTGGTACAAGAATACCGACTACAACAACGCTGCCCGCAAGGCATTTGTGATGAACCGTATTGGCGACCTTGGTTTCCTTATCGGCATCATCCTTATATTTTTCACCTTTGGAACAGCAACCTATACTGATGTATTTGCTCAGGCTGGAACACTAGGTTCAGGAAATCAAACCTTAACCCTTATTACCCTGCTTCTGCTGGTAGGTGCAATTGGTAAGAGTGCCCAAATTCCGCTCTTCACTTGGTTACCCGATGCAATGGCTGGTCCAACTCCTGTTTCGGCACTTATCCACGCCGCAACCATGGTAACGGCAGGTGTTTACCTTATTTCCCGTAGCAGCATCTTGTACGCGCTTACGCCATTTACCCTAGATGTGGTAATGGTTGTAGGACTTACAACTGCGGTATTTGCAGCAACCATTGGTATTTTCCAAAACGACATCAAAAAGGTGCTGGCCTACTCTACCGTTAGCCAACTTGGCTACATGTTCTTTGCACTTGGACTAGGCGCCTTTTCGGCTGCCATGTTCCATGTTACCACCCACGCATTCTTCAAGGCGCTTCTATTCCTTGGTGCTGGTAGCGTTATCCACGCACTGAGTGGCGAGCAGGATATTCGTAACATGGGAGGTCTCAGTAAGGCAATACCTGTTACCTACGCAACATTCCTAATCGGTACGCTTGCCATCTCGGGAATTCCGCCATTGGCAGGATTCTTCTCTAAGGATTCGATCCTTGCAGCAGCATTCGAGCATAATCCTTGGCTTTGGGGTATTGGCGTTGCAACCGCCTTTATCACCTGCTTCTACATGTTCCGCGTTGTGTACCTCACCTTCTTTGGAGAATTTAGAGGAACGGCAGAACAGAAGCACCACATGCACGAGTCACCTAAGGTGATTACCATTCCGCTCATTATCCTTGCTGCTCTTTCTATTGGCGGTGGATTCCTAAACGTACCCGCCATCTTTGGTGGTGCAGATAGGTTTACCAGCTACCTTAAGCCTTCGCTAGGCGGACAAAACTTCGAGCCTGCGGCTGTAGAGCATACCACCGAACTGCTAACCATGTTTATTCCGGTAATTATGCTGCTTGCCATCATCTACATTGCCTATAAACTGTACGTTAGCAAGAATGTGGTTCCTGAAGCCGATAGCATCGAGCGTAAGGGACTTGCCAAGGTTATCTACCACAAGTACTATATCGACGAGATCTACAACGCCATCTTCGTAAGGCCCTACAACAAGCTCTCGGAAGTTGTTCTTTCGTGGTTCGACAATTCCGTTATCGATGGTGCGGTAAATGGTCTAGGCGTAGTAATGATGCGCTGCGGATCGCTGGTTCGCAGGGTGCAGAGCGGAAGCATCAACCTGTACCTTTACTTGATGGCTGGTGGACTGCTTGCCATCCTCATTTACCTGCTGGTAGCATAA